Proteins encoded by one window of Babylonia areolata isolate BAREFJ2019XMU chromosome 8, ASM4173473v1, whole genome shotgun sequence:
- the LOC143284788 gene encoding uncharacterized protein LOC143284788, whose product MASNPPCVWRMTTMIVWLIFVSSCAFGGSSPVNVERSELDLSGDDLMAEDEHSHHIHKRAAVTLPDNVTFTLSKTGSTASTTEIRVGTKVSFQLQILFPQTTTDMLVELFAPDNESIVMMLCDVQVSSIGSNLAVTGSGQVVLDSQNQSSRYFDRALIDFANVTNSFIDQSDLSFSSIFIVWDAVMIENAQTQHDQQYWVSAGAEYNNEMEVWVGQASFTAKTTDPEPDSFSAPLFNLTGPTSITSGTSAKFRLDMYIDDPSVALTIDAFAPLNTSDVMSVCDMRVVDTGDNYKCGFNPEEHVATLHRDDNTRGYDRVRLELNTVTNKGSRVTGNVASNNRISVEFLVHVYDDLAFVGQTYRVGAAVQIGTQQIWAGIIDVQVAAYTPGTNPIPTWQVTMPGDGKASTTEPAMLYLDIKIPQNEHAKYALEVIAPVVDNAAVLKLCSVRIVDVGSNLACTNRDVTPVYSSRDDPLAIDHIYADLGTVTNVGAWGWQPYTLQDPNALDPDTVRIQLMVKATDHVQATPGAAFDITMGLVIDDQQLQIGTKNIEVKSPDTLANITEEMTPDWELAWRGGENVAIGGAGQFLFTITTKRNVTYAPFDIEALMPNSTGSTPEVSLCLMKVYSVGKNLPCVVASAVNNSVTYTSSYNSSEVPVYDRGVTNLQSVCNAGLEDDVEQDKLVIKVGFQVHADAGLTNGTEIWPSVGVMFSPHKMWVGQIKAWVRDDLTGSGTPGHVEVVKVSPGDVAVGFFAFYNVLVKSNPGDVLAYTLNISVSTTGLSVASVKVVTVGDNMPCTNGTALEAVYEKDANGVNQKGSIDFGTISNVGSGAVAANTLVDDDTILVEVVIGVAADIPGSSTLDCTVIVNGATATVPSFTTTTDQATITTASSNVMSVEFGVAPITDTDNTTDVVLGQSKRLELCAWTVAGTPTKMTFKMNTPIGVADAIEVLEVRNSFAGKNMPSLGSCKAGDITYTARAGSTLTDIGTVDLGYVYNNNFDTVDPDADKVCVDGIFRVQRNEVLTAGTILQPTGTLNVNDQVISAIQQDLTVVDNATFVDIYSDNGTLVNYTLVTVNGSMPDPLCLTPGDVYTLPVLLNMPPNTTSLTSLDVRMDLNQSACLTFQDMRLISVGKNLKGFGKDYDLYCTPNSTMGTTQMDYVMCSLGVVTNPGISHRCEDPGIEDDAIYLEMDFQVADCPLAEANANLTASLGLKVAGYIAILNYPVMVCRDGTEAPVYNITAQANSTGDTMYIEYDVRLDNTSKAEVHNASLVVMPPDYVTCNTLQSSSGTNMEPVVDTASPRRMIIELGSIYFTDVINLLVRCDATSGYVVPSGVSGHFTVVLHHLAGDVIPRAGSTLTSFTVWSDMDFVNFTATTVSDSGVSCTSAPVGLQDSSVIYDCQISSSAASISPAVNGRKGGTGWIPYVREGELLKQRYFQVYFANKILVDRIEIEQLATAKATQIKLTYSNDGRSFLDGDTIALTGGSPETVQVPNPRDSQVLRVYVTNNDLPDQQVQLTFEFHGCYTASGGPSGSTAVCSAANIAVPAPISNALFFHRSFLALPTGAVFVCDGVVKTKGTVSRCFVSTDSFSWQPLDPRVAAMVGHEPDTSRVFALSDDGVTYMSSGDLGQTWASTHSSVVTKAQSAALYVPARDVPWIDSSQLTRGAPQSQYQSNSWGADFEYLKKNDGSWTNKVKWDCC is encoded by the exons ATGGCGTCCAACCCTCCCTGCGTCTGGAGAATGACAACCATGATCGTTTGGCTTATTTTTGTGTCCTCTTGCGCGTTTGGCG GTTCCTCTCCAGTCAATGTGGAAAG aagcGAACTGGACCTCAGCGGAGATGATCTGATGGCCGAAGATGAGCACAGTCACCATATTCACAAGAGG GCTGCCGTGACTCTGCCCGACAACGTGACCTTCACCCTCTCAAAAACGGGCAGCACGGCCAGCACGACTGAGATCCGCGTGGGGACGAAGGTGTCCTTCCAGCTGCAGATCCTGTTCCCGCAGACCACCACTGACATGCTGGTGGAGCTGTTCGCCCCGGACAACGAGTCCATCGTGATGATGCTGTGCGACGTGCAGGTGTCCAGCATCGGCTCCAACCTTGCCGTGACCGGCAGCGGGCAGGTCGTCCTCGACTCACAGAACCAGAGCTCCAGATAC TTCGACCGCGCGCTCATCGACTTTGCCAACGTGACCAACAGCTTCATCGATCAGAGTGACCTGTCCTTCAGCTCTATCTTCATCGTTTGGGACGCCGTCATGATCGAGAACGCGCAGACACAGCACGACCAGCAGTACTGGGTCAGTGCGGGGGCCGAGTACAACAACGagatggaggtgtgggtgggccAGGCCTCCTTCACCGCCAAGACCACCGACCCCGAG CCGGACTCGTTCTCCGCGCCATTGTTTAACCTGACCGGGCCGACGTCCATCACGAGCGGCACGTCAGCCAAGTTCAGACTGGACATGTACATTGACGACCCCTCCGTCGCCCTCACCATCGACGCCTTTGCTCCCCTCAACACGTCCGACGTCATGTCGGTCTGCGACATGCGG gtggtggaCACGGGCGACAACTACAAGTGCGGCTTCAACCCCGAGGAGCACGTGGCCACCCTGCACAGGGACGACAACACCCGGGGCTATGACCGGGTACGCCTGGAGCTGAACACCGTCACCAACAAAG GTTCACGAGTGACGGGCAACGTGGCGTCCAACAACCGGATCAGCGTGGAGTTCCTGGTGCACGTGTACGATGACCTGGCCTTCGTGGGCCAGACGTACAGGGTCGGCGCCGCCGTGCAGATCGGGACCCAGCAGATCTGGGCGGGCATCATCGACGTCCAGGTGGCGGCCTACACCCCAGGCACG AACCCCATCCCCACGTGGCAAGTGACGATGCCAGGCGACGGCAAGGCGTCCACCACGGAGCCTGCGATGCTGTACCTGGACATCAAGATCCCGCAGAACGAGCACGCCAAGTACGCCCTGGAGGTGATCGCACCTGTCGTCGACAATGCTGCCGTGCTGAAG CTGTGCTCTGTGAGGATCGTGGACGTGGGGTCGAACCTGGCCTGCACAAACCGGGACGTGACGCCCGTGTACTCGTCCCGCGACGACCCCCTGGCCATCGACCACATCTACGCGGACCTGGGCACGGTGACCAACGTGGGGGCCTGGGGTTGGCAGCCCTACACACTGCAGGACCCCAACGCTCTTGACCCCGACACGGTCCGCATCCAGCTGATGGTGAAGGCCACGGATCACGTGCAGGCCACCCCGGGGGCCGCGTTTGACATCACCATGGGGCTCGTCATCGACGACCAGCAGCTTCAGATCGGCACGAAGAACATCGAAGTGAAGTCACCCGACACCCTGGCCAACATCACG GAGGAGATGACTCCGGACTGGGAGCTggcctggaggggaggggagaacgtGGCCATCGGCGGGGCGGGCCAGTtcctcttcaccatcaccaccaagcgCAACGTCACCTACGCCCCCTTCGACATCGAGGCCCTGATGCCGAACAGCACGGGCAGCACGCCTGAGGTGTCCCTGTGCCTGATGAAGGTGTACTCTGTGGGCAAGAACCTGCCCTGTGTGGTGGCTTCCGCCGTCAACAACTCCGTCACCTACACCTCCTCCTACAACTCCTC AGAAGTGCCAGTGTATGACCGGGGCGTGACGAACCTGCAGTCTGTGTGTAACGCGGGACTGGAGGATGACGTGGAACAGGACAAGTTGGTCatcaag GTGGGCTTCCAGGTGCACGCGGACGCGGGCCTGACCAACGGCACAGAGATCTGGCCGTCAGTGGGCGTCATGTTCTCCCCCCACAAGATGTGGGTGGGACAGATCAAGGCCTGGGTCAGAGACGACCTTACCGGCTCA GGCACGCCTGGCCACGTGGAAGTGGTGAAGGTGTCCCCGGGGGACGTGGCTGTGGGGTTCTTTGCCTTCTACAACGTGCTGGTCAAGTCCAATCCGGGTGACGTCTTGGCCTACACCTTAAACATCTCGGTGTCCACTACTGGGCTGTCCGTTGCCAGCGTCAAGGTGGTgacg GTGGGTGACAACATGCCGTGCACGAACGGCACAGCTCTGGAGGCGGTGTATGAAAAGGACGCCAACGGGGTCAACCAGAAAGGCTCCATTGACTTCGGTACCATCTCCAACGTGG GGTCGGGGGCAGTGGCAGCGAACACGCTGGTAGACGATGACACCATCCTGGTGGAGGTAGTAATCGGGGTGGCGGCGGATATCCCGGGTAGTTCTACCCTGGACTGCACGGTCATCGTCAACGGCGCCACCGCCACCGTTCCcagcttcaccaccaccaccgaccaggCGACCATCACCACG GCGTCATCGAACGTGATGTCGGTAGAGTTTGGAGTGGCGCCCATCACGGACACGGACAACACGACGGACGTGGTGCTGGGCCAGAGCAAACGGCTCGAGCTGTGCGCGTGGACAGTGGCCGGCACACCCACCAAGATGACCTTCAAGATGAACACCCCCATTGGAGTGGCGGACGCCATAGAGGTGCTGGAGGTCAGGAACAGCTTCGCCGGCAAGAACATGCCCAGCCTCGGCTCCTGCAAAGCTGGCGACATCACCTACACGGCAAG AGCTGGCAGCACACTGACCGACATTGGCACGGTGGACTTGGGCTACGTGTACAACAACAACTTTGACACTGTCGACCCTGATGCCGACAAG GTGTGTGTGGACGGAATATTCCGGGTGCAGAGGAACGAGGTCCTAACAGCGGGTACCATCCTGCAGCCGACCGGCACCCTGAATGTGAACGACCAGGTGATCTCCGCCATCCAGCAGGACCTCACCGTCGTGGACAACGCCACCTTCGTCGACATCTATTCG GACAACGGCACCCTGGTCAACTACACCCTGGTAACCGTCAACGGCAGCATGCCGGACCCTCTGTGCCTGACCCCCGGTGACGTGTACACGCTGCCCGTGCTGCTCAACATGCCGCCCAACACAACCTCCCTCACCAGCCTGGACGTCAGGATGGACCTCAACCAGTCCGCCTGCCTCACCTTCCAGGACATGCGGCTCATCAGCGTGGGCAAGAACCTGAAAGGCTTCGGCAAGGACTACGACCTCTACTGCACGCCCAACTCCACCATGGGAACCACTCAGATGGACTATGTGATGTGCTCGCTGGGCGTCGTCACCAACCCGG GTATCTCTCACCGGTGCGAGGACCCCGGCATTGAGGACGACGCTATATACCTGGAGATGGACTTCCAGGTGGCAGACTGCCCTCTGGCAGAGGCGAACGCCAACCTAACGGCCAGCCTGGGTCTGAAAGTGGCTGGCTACATCGCCATCCTCAACTACCCCGTCATGGTCTGCCGTGACGGCACTGAGGCCCCCGTCTACAACATCACAGCCCAGGCCAACTCCACCGG AGACACGATGTACATCGAGTATGACGTTCGTCTGGACAACACGTCAAAGGCGGAGGTTCACAATGCGTCACTGGTCGTCATGCCCCCGGATTACGTCACGTGCAACACCCTGCAGAGCAGCTCGGGAACCAACATGGAGCCTGTGGTCGACACTGCTTCTCCGAGAAGAATGATTATCGAA CTTGGCTCCATCTACTTCACTGACGTCATCAACCTGCTGGTCCGCTGTGACGCCACCAGCGGCTACGTTGTGCCCAGCGGCGTCAGCGGTCACTTCACCGTGGTGCTGCATCACCTGGCCGGTGACGTCATCCCGCGTGCCGGCAGCACGCTCACCTCCTTCACCGTGTGGAGCGATATGGACTTCGTCAACTTCACCGCCACCACCGTCAGTGACTCTG gtgtgtcatGCACGTCGGCGCCGGTGGGGTTGCAGGACAGCAGTGTCATCTACGACTGCCAGATCTCCTCCTCTGCCGCCTCCATCAGCCCCGCTGTcaatgggaggaaggggggcacTG gctgGATCCCTTATGTCCGCGAGGGAGAGCTGCTGAAGCAGCGCTACTTCCAGGTGTACTTTGCCAACAAGATACTGGTGGACCGCATCGAGATTGAACAGCTGGCCACTGCCAAGGCCACGCAGATCAAACTGACCTACAGTAACGATGGCCGTTCATTCCTCGACGGAGACACG ATCGCTCTGACGGGTGGCAGTCCGGAGACTGTGCAGGTGCCCAACCCGCGGGACTCCCAGGTGCTGCGTGTGTATGTCACCAACAACGACTTGCCGGACCAGCAGGTCCAGCTGACCTTTGAGTTCCACGGCTGTTATACCGCCAGTGGTGGACCTTCAG GCTCCACGGCCGTCTGCAGTGCAGCTAACATTGCTGTCCCAGCCCCCATTTCAA